One part of the Microlunatus elymi genome encodes these proteins:
- a CDS encoding MarR family winged helix-turn-helix transcriptional regulator — MRAADAVYDPQWNDPTGRLIDRAGLQPEELAQIGELMRAMGRLRDVERRLSEAARRYMRLNETDMRALHFLIVQRNQGRLTTPSLLARHLGITTASTTKMLDRLEQAGHVVRSAHPTDRRGIAVEITAETALAAEQTVGRQHAHRFAPAAELTAAERAVVINFLVRTSHALEEALGESPA; from the coding sequence GTGCGTGCAGCCGACGCCGTCTACGACCCGCAGTGGAACGACCCGACCGGGCGGCTGATCGATCGGGCCGGCTTGCAGCCAGAGGAGTTGGCGCAGATCGGCGAACTGATGCGCGCCATGGGCCGGCTGCGGGACGTCGAACGCCGGCTGTCCGAGGCCGCTCGCCGCTACATGCGGCTGAACGAGACCGACATGCGGGCACTGCACTTCCTGATCGTGCAACGCAATCAGGGCAGGCTGACCACGCCGAGTCTGCTGGCCCGACACCTCGGCATCACGACCGCGTCGACGACCAAGATGCTGGATCGGCTCGAGCAGGCCGGGCACGTCGTCCGCAGCGCGCACCCGACCGATCGACGAGGGATCGCGGTGGAGATCACCGCCGAGACCGCACTGGCCGCCGAGCAGACCGTCGGACGCCAGCACGCCCATCGATTCGCCCCGGCCGCCGAGCTCACCGCCGCCGAGCGGGCGGTGGTGATCAACTTCCTGGTACGGACGTCGCACGCCCTGGAAGAGGCGCTCGGCGAAAGCCCTGCCTGA
- a CDS encoding MMPL family transporter gives MLRVFVPALLIIGWLVAASIGGPYFGKVDEVSSNEATSYLPASADSTQVQQRLPDFLGGDTIPAIVVFVSDADVDQQQLGELQQVTKNLGDVPGVDSVSPAVPSKDGKAAEAFVAVDADADVESVVSQLRDQLRAQAPAAVTVHVTGPAGFTADLTEAFAGIDGLLLGVALAAVLIILVIVYRSLLLPLLVLITSMFALCTALLTVWWLAKAGVLVLTGQTQGILFILVIGAATDYSLLYTARYREELRRHRDKSAATWAALRAAREPIIASAGTVIAGLLCLLLSDLNSNKSLGPVAAIGIGFALLAALTLLPAALFALGRVAFWPRTPRYAAHAIDASAVDTGLYARIAALIGRRARLLWIVITVLLLAAATGLSQLHADGVAQSELVTGPSDARDGQNALSQHFPGGSGSPVYIIVKQQDLQRAADIAAGLDGIASVSVTSADAPGGSAPVTADGITPVRGKTPAPTVKDGDVLLQATLKPAPDSAEAEQVVINLRDQLGDLGIVGGATATAVDTNATAIHDRNVIIPVVLVVIMLILMLLLRSVIAPVLLIITTVLSLAATLGISALVFNHILDLPGADPSVPLYGFVFLVALGVDYNIFLMTRVREESLELGTRAGIAKGLAITGGVITSAGLVLAATFAALAVIPILFLLQLAFIVAFGVLLDTFVVRTLLLPAIAHDLGHRIWWPSRLASESSRTGRRTESKELANP, from the coding sequence GTGCTGCGGGTCTTCGTCCCTGCCCTGCTGATCATCGGCTGGCTGGTCGCCGCGTCCATCGGCGGGCCGTACTTCGGCAAGGTCGACGAGGTGTCGTCCAACGAGGCCACCAGCTACCTGCCGGCCAGCGCCGACTCGACCCAGGTCCAGCAGCGACTGCCCGACTTTCTCGGCGGTGACACGATTCCGGCGATCGTCGTCTTCGTGTCCGATGCCGATGTTGATCAACAACAGCTCGGCGAGCTGCAGCAGGTCACCAAGAACCTCGGCGACGTGCCCGGCGTCGACAGCGTGTCACCCGCCGTACCGTCGAAGGACGGCAAGGCCGCGGAGGCCTTCGTGGCGGTCGATGCCGACGCCGACGTCGAGTCCGTGGTGAGCCAACTGCGTGATCAACTTCGCGCCCAGGCTCCGGCCGCCGTGACGGTGCACGTCACCGGACCGGCCGGCTTCACCGCAGACCTGACGGAAGCCTTCGCCGGCATCGACGGCCTGCTGCTCGGGGTCGCGCTGGCCGCGGTGTTGATCATCCTGGTGATCGTCTACCGGTCGCTGCTGCTGCCGCTGCTGGTGTTGATCACGAGCATGTTCGCGCTCTGTACGGCGCTGCTCACCGTCTGGTGGCTGGCCAAGGCCGGCGTGCTGGTGCTCACCGGCCAGACCCAGGGCATCCTCTTCATCCTGGTCATCGGCGCGGCCACCGACTACTCGCTGCTCTACACCGCCCGCTATCGCGAGGAGTTGCGACGGCATCGGGACAAGAGCGCAGCCACCTGGGCGGCGCTGCGTGCGGCGCGGGAACCTATCATCGCCTCGGCCGGCACGGTGATCGCCGGCCTGCTCTGCCTGCTGCTCAGCGATCTCAATTCCAACAAGTCGCTCGGACCGGTGGCCGCGATCGGGATCGGGTTCGCGCTGCTGGCGGCGCTGACCTTGTTGCCGGCCGCGCTGTTCGCGTTGGGCCGGGTTGCGTTCTGGCCTCGTACGCCCCGCTACGCAGCACATGCGATCGACGCGTCGGCCGTCGACACCGGCCTGTACGCGCGGATCGCTGCGTTGATCGGCCGCCGCGCCCGGCTGCTCTGGATCGTGATCACCGTGCTGCTGCTGGCCGCGGCCACCGGCCTCAGCCAGTTGCACGCCGATGGCGTGGCACAAAGTGAGCTGGTGACTGGACCATCCGATGCCCGGGACGGCCAGAACGCACTGTCACAGCACTTCCCCGGCGGCTCCGGCTCGCCCGTCTACATCATCGTGAAACAACAGGATCTGCAACGCGCGGCCGACATCGCCGCCGGCTTGGACGGCATTGCCTCGGTGTCGGTGACCAGTGCCGACGCCCCCGGTGGCTCGGCGCCGGTGACCGCCGACGGCATCACCCCGGTCCGAGGCAAGACACCGGCGCCGACGGTCAAGGACGGCGACGTGCTGCTGCAGGCGACCTTGAAGCCGGCTCCGGACAGCGCCGAGGCCGAACAGGTGGTGATCAACTTGCGTGATCAACTCGGCGATCTCGGCATCGTCGGCGGTGCCACCGCGACCGCGGTCGACACCAACGCCACAGCGATCCACGACCGGAACGTGATCATCCCGGTGGTGTTGGTCGTGATCATGTTGATCTTGATGCTGCTGTTGCGGTCGGTGATCGCTCCGGTGTTGTTGATCATCACCACGGTGCTGTCGCTCGCTGCGACGCTGGGCATCTCGGCACTGGTCTTCAACCACATCCTCGATCTGCCCGGAGCCGATCCGTCGGTTCCGCTGTACGGGTTCGTGTTCCTGGTCGCGCTCGGCGTGGACTACAACATCTTCCTGATGACCCGGGTGCGGGAGGAGTCCCTCGAACTCGGCACCCGGGCCGGGATCGCCAAGGGGCTGGCGATCACCGGCGGAGTGATCACCTCGGCCGGGCTCGTGCTGGCCGCGACCTTTGCCGCGCTGGCCGTGATTCCGATCCTGTTCCTGCTGCAGCTGGCGTTCATCGTCGCGTTCGGGGTGCTGCTGGACACGTTCGTCGTACGCACCCTGCTGCTGCCGGCCATCGCCCACGACCTCGGCCATCGAATCTGGTGGCCGTCCCGACTGGCCAGCGAGTCCAGCCGAACGGGCCGTCGTACGGAATCCAAGGAGCTTGCGAACCCATAG
- a CDS encoding NuoB/complex I 20 kDa subunit family protein — MGLEEKVPSGILLTTVEALAGAVRSASFWPVTFGLACCSFEMMTMGTPRFDSARWGQEVFRNSPRQADLMIVAGRVSQKMAPIVRQVYDQMADPKFVLSMGVCASSGGMFNNYAIVQGVDHIVPVDVYVPGCPPRPEMLIDGIFKLRKLKVERAPLGSNKERAEQENERLALAKPATIEQKGLLR; from the coding sequence ATGGGTCTTGAGGAAAAGGTCCCCAGCGGGATCCTGCTGACCACCGTCGAGGCACTGGCCGGCGCTGTCCGCAGCGCGTCGTTCTGGCCGGTCACCTTCGGCCTGGCCTGCTGTTCGTTCGAGATGATGACCATGGGTACGCCGCGGTTCGACTCCGCGCGCTGGGGTCAGGAAGTCTTCCGGAACAGCCCGCGGCAGGCCGATCTGATGATCGTCGCCGGCCGCGTCAGCCAGAAGATGGCCCCGATCGTGCGGCAGGTGTACGACCAGATGGCCGACCCGAAGTTCGTCCTGTCGATGGGTGTCTGCGCCTCCAGCGGCGGCATGTTCAACAACTACGCGATCGTCCAGGGTGTTGACCACATCGTCCCGGTCGACGTGTACGTGCCCGGTTGCCCGCCGCGGCCGGAGATGTTGATCGACGGCATCTTCAAGCTGCGCAAGCTGAAGGTCGAGCGAGCCCCGCTGGGTTCGAACAAGGAGCGGGCCGAGCAGGAGAACGAGCGGCTCGCCCTCGCCAAGCCGGCCACCATCGAACAGAAGGGCCTGCTGCGGTGA
- a CDS encoding helix-turn-helix domain-containing protein, producing the protein MRDLFGAVIRQARHDQERTLADVAGDAGVSVPYLSEMERGRKEPSSEMLAAVTRALGLDLLELVSKTYVELLRRQVDQPTAAPPRSVDHRRRAMSRSGEVLALAA; encoded by the coding sequence TTGCGCGACCTGTTCGGCGCGGTGATCCGGCAGGCACGCCATGATCAAGAACGCACCCTGGCCGATGTCGCCGGTGACGCCGGGGTGTCGGTGCCGTACCTGTCCGAGATGGAGCGGGGGCGCAAGGAGCCGTCCTCGGAGATGCTGGCCGCGGTCACCCGGGCGCTCGGCCTGGACCTGCTGGAGCTGGTGTCGAAGACGTACGTCGAGTTGCTCCGCCGGCAGGTCGATCAACCAACTGCCGCACCGCCGCGGTCCGTTGATCATCGTCGGCGCGCGATGTCCCGCTCCGGTGAGGTGCTGGCACTGGCGGCCTAA
- a CDS encoding geranylgeranyl reductase family protein yields MGTGAGPSTSSRRSAAGSIESDVIVVGAGPGGSAAATYLARSGLHVSLLEKTKFPREKVCGDGLTPRGTKQLIKLGIDISTENGWAHQRGLRFWAGGRHWDLDWPDLTDWPGFGVTRQRADFDQLLANNAVAAGAKLYELANVTEPIIDPLTDRIAGVITKDGRRFTAPLVVAADGNSTRISIAMGINRREHLPMGVAVRTYYKSPLHNSPYIESWPELWDGKPGESNLLPGYGWIFPLGDGTCNVGLGILNTSKAFGKVDYRQMLKVWMDNTPQEWGFRDENQVGKVLGAALPMAFNRTPHYNRGLLLIGDAGGMVSPFNGEGIPYAMESAEMAANAIAEAHYRGVGTSSAEKALHGYPAMLRETWGGYYTLGRVFTKIIGRPTFMKAAVKYGLPRKVVMQFTLKMLSNLTDHRDGDVYDKIVNGLSKIAPAT; encoded by the coding sequence CTGGGGACGGGTGCCGGTCCTTCGACGAGTTCGAGACGATCGGCCGCGGGATCGATCGAGAGCGACGTGATCGTGGTCGGCGCGGGACCGGGCGGTTCGGCGGCTGCTACCTATCTGGCGCGGAGCGGTCTGCATGTCTCCCTGCTGGAGAAGACGAAGTTTCCGCGGGAGAAGGTCTGCGGCGACGGGCTGACCCCGCGCGGCACCAAGCAGTTGATCAAGCTCGGCATCGACATCTCGACCGAGAACGGCTGGGCGCATCAGCGGGGGTTGCGGTTCTGGGCCGGCGGCCGGCACTGGGATCTGGACTGGCCCGATCTGACCGATTGGCCGGGATTCGGTGTCACCCGGCAGCGTGCCGACTTCGATCAGTTGCTGGCCAACAACGCGGTCGCCGCGGGCGCCAAGCTGTACGAGCTGGCCAACGTGACCGAACCGATCATTGACCCCCTCACCGACCGGATCGCCGGCGTGATCACCAAGGACGGGCGCCGGTTCACCGCGCCGCTGGTGGTCGCCGCGGACGGCAACTCCACCCGGATCAGCATCGCGATGGGCATCAACCGGCGCGAGCACCTGCCGATGGGGGTCGCGGTCCGCACCTACTACAAGAGCCCGCTGCACAACAGCCCGTACATCGAGTCCTGGCCGGAGCTGTGGGACGGCAAGCCGGGGGAGTCCAACCTGCTTCCCGGCTACGGCTGGATCTTCCCGCTCGGCGACGGCACCTGCAACGTCGGCCTCGGGATTCTCAACACCTCCAAGGCATTCGGCAAGGTCGACTACCGGCAGATGCTCAAGGTCTGGATGGACAACACGCCGCAGGAGTGGGGGTTCCGGGACGAGAACCAGGTCGGCAAGGTGCTCGGCGCCGCGCTGCCGATGGCCTTCAATCGCACCCCGCACTACAACCGCGGCTTGTTGCTGATCGGCGATGCCGGCGGCATGGTCAGCCCGTTCAACGGCGAGGGCATTCCGTACGCGATGGAGTCGGCCGAGATGGCGGCCAACGCGATCGCCGAAGCCCACTACCGCGGCGTCGGTACGTCCAGTGCGGAGAAGGCGTTGCACGGTTACCCGGCGATGCTGCGTGAGACCTGGGGCGGTTACTACACGCTGGGCCGGGTGTTCACCAAGATCATCGGACGCCCGACGTTCATGAAGGCGGCGGTCAAGTACGGTCTGCCGCGCAAGGTGGTCATGCAGTTCACCCTGAAGATGCTGTCCAATCTGACCGATCACCGTGACGGCGACGTCTACGACAAGATCGTCAACGGGTTGTCCAAGATCGCGCCGGCTACATGA
- a CDS encoding NADH-quinone oxidoreductase subunit A, which yields MSFYTGFVIALIIAAAFVALTITASMLVGPKRYNRAKLDSYECGIEPTPQPVGGGHFPVKYYLTAMLFIVFDIEIVFLYPWAVSFDQMGVFALVEMGLFIITVFVAYFYILRRGGLEWD from the coding sequence ATGAGCTTCTACACCGGGTTCGTGATCGCCCTGATCATCGCTGCCGCGTTCGTGGCACTGACCATCACGGCCAGCATGCTGGTCGGTCCGAAGCGATACAACCGGGCCAAGTTGGACAGCTACGAATGCGGTATCGAGCCGACTCCGCAGCCGGTCGGCGGTGGACATTTCCCGGTCAAGTACTACCTGACCGCGATGCTGTTCATCGTCTTCGACATCGAGATCGTCTTCCTCTACCCGTGGGCGGTTTCCTTCGACCAGATGGGCGTCTTTGCCCTGGTCGAGATGGGGCTGTTCATCATCACCGTGTTCGTTGCGTACTTCTACATCCTGCGCCGCGGCGGTCTGGAGTGGGACTGA
- a CDS encoding metallophosphoesterase family protein — MISRVAVMSDVHGVLPVLDAVLAEDDVRSCDRIVITGDHLSGPQPTAVLQRFSELGEKLILVRGNADRELVALRSDPSLAVPDPVCAWAARQLDDQQVDLLAGLPHPVIMELDGFGSVAFCHGTPRDDDEVVLVDTRMDKWAEVFADLDPEIRTVVCGHTHMPFVRLVDRRLVINPGSIGMPYGRAGGNWALLDNGNVTLRHTQVDLTELRRRVVAGSDYPQVEEWVDSYLTDAISDFEALTVFGPRDGR, encoded by the coding sequence GTGATCAGCAGAGTTGCGGTGATGTCGGACGTGCACGGCGTACTGCCGGTGCTCGATGCGGTGCTGGCCGAGGACGACGTACGGTCCTGCGATCGGATCGTGATCACCGGTGATCATCTGTCCGGGCCGCAGCCGACCGCCGTACTGCAACGGTTCTCCGAGCTCGGCGAGAAGTTGATCTTGGTGCGCGGCAACGCGGACCGGGAGCTGGTGGCGCTGCGTTCGGATCCCTCTTTGGCTGTGCCGGATCCGGTCTGTGCCTGGGCAGCGCGGCAACTCGATGATCAACAGGTCGACCTGCTCGCCGGCCTCCCGCATCCGGTGATCATGGAGCTCGACGGCTTCGGATCGGTCGCGTTCTGTCACGGCACTCCGCGAGACGACGACGAGGTGGTGTTGGTCGACACCCGGATGGACAAGTGGGCCGAGGTGTTCGCCGATCTCGACCCGGAGATCCGGACCGTGGTCTGCGGGCACACGCACATGCCGTTCGTTCGGCTGGTCGATCGGCGGCTGGTGATCAATCCGGGCAGCATCGGCATGCCGTACGGGCGTGCGGGCGGCAACTGGGCCCTGCTGGACAACGGCAACGTCACCCTGCGGCACACCCAGGTCGACCTGACCGAGCTGCGGAGGAGGGTGGTCGCCGGCAGCGACTACCCCCAGGTCGAGGAGTGGGTCGACAGTTATCTGACCGACGCGATCTCCGACTTCGAAGCGCTCACCGTCTTCGGCCCCCGCGACGGCCGCTGA
- a CDS encoding aminoglycoside phosphotransferase family protein produces the protein MHPPPSTTVPLSVPVGQTAQRPEWVELPAAVRDWVQDQLGAAVVVGRSQRSGYTPGFASRLELADGRRVFVKIAGWERAWLLDSYANEAIKRRTLPAGVPAPKLLWDGRETLQGTEWLALIFEDIDGRHPRRPWQPAAAAAAVAAVERAAQLLSPAPAGFDWQPLSTELGGITEDKEEGIRQHFGDHAGELRELVAGFAERCSGTTLVHGDLRDDNLIIDAGGRAWICDWNFPMLAKPYVDLVTLLLSMRGDGLDADAILAASPLVTADDTDGIDSLLADLGLYYLIAAEGPEPDGSPYLRRHQRWNRDVTLGWLADRRGWR, from the coding sequence GTGCATCCACCGCCGAGCACAACCGTGCCGCTCAGCGTTCCGGTCGGGCAGACGGCCCAGCGACCGGAGTGGGTCGAGCTGCCGGCCGCGGTGCGGGACTGGGTCCAAGATCAACTCGGTGCCGCGGTGGTGGTTGGCCGTTCCCAACGTAGTGGGTACACACCCGGATTCGCCTCCCGGCTGGAGTTGGCCGACGGCCGACGCGTGTTCGTCAAGATCGCCGGCTGGGAGCGCGCCTGGCTGCTCGACTCGTACGCGAACGAGGCGATCAAACGGCGGACGCTGCCGGCCGGCGTGCCGGCGCCGAAGCTGCTGTGGGACGGCCGGGAAACCTTGCAGGGCACGGAATGGCTGGCGTTGATCTTCGAGGACATCGACGGCCGTCATCCCCGGCGACCGTGGCAACCGGCTGCGGCCGCGGCGGCAGTTGCCGCGGTGGAGCGGGCCGCACAGCTGTTGTCGCCGGCACCGGCAGGCTTCGACTGGCAGCCGTTGAGCACCGAGCTGGGCGGCATCACTGAGGACAAGGAGGAGGGGATCCGGCAGCATTTCGGTGACCATGCCGGCGAGCTGCGCGAGCTGGTGGCCGGCTTTGCAGAGCGTTGCTCCGGGACCACCTTGGTGCACGGCGACCTGCGCGACGACAACCTGATCATCGACGCGGGCGGTCGGGCCTGGATCTGCGACTGGAACTTCCCGATGCTGGCCAAGCCGTACGTCGACCTGGTCACGCTGCTGCTGTCGATGCGCGGTGACGGACTGGACGCCGATGCGATCCTGGCCGCCAGTCCGCTGGTGACCGCAGACGACACTGACGGCATCGACAGTCTGCTCGCCGATCTCGGCCTCTACTACCTGATCGCGGCCGAGGGGCCGGAGCCGGACGGTTCGCCTTATCTGCGCCGCCATCAGCGATGGAATCGGGATGTGACCCTCGGCTGGCTGGCCGATCGCCGCGGCTGGCGCTGA
- a CDS encoding ATP-dependent Clp protease proteolytic subunit, whose protein sequence is MSQYTIPSVLERTLRGERVSDIYSRLLSDRVVFLGTPIDDGVANVIIAQLLHLDSENAETEIGLYINSPGGDLTALMAIYDTMQFISSDVATVCIGQAASSAAVLLAAGTAGKRSVLPHSRVLLHQPSGGAEGTIPDLAIQAKEVARLRRQLNEILSRHTGQSVDKIKTDTDRDLVLTPEDAITYGLVDRIMQPRQVPAYKVG, encoded by the coding sequence ATGAGTCAGTACACGATTCCGTCGGTGTTGGAACGGACGCTGCGCGGCGAACGGGTGTCCGACATCTACTCTCGGTTGCTCAGTGATCGGGTCGTCTTCCTGGGCACGCCGATCGACGACGGCGTGGCCAACGTGATCATCGCCCAACTGCTGCATCTGGACTCGGAGAACGCCGAGACCGAGATCGGCCTCTACATCAACTCCCCGGGCGGTGACCTGACCGCACTGATGGCCATCTACGACACCATGCAGTTCATCAGCTCCGACGTGGCCACCGTCTGCATCGGCCAGGCCGCCTCGTCGGCCGCCGTGCTGCTGGCTGCGGGTACGGCCGGCAAGCGTTCGGTGCTGCCGCACTCCCGGGTGCTGCTGCATCAGCCCTCGGGTGGCGCCGAGGGCACGATTCCCGATCTCGCCATCCAGGCGAAGGAAGTCGCCCGGTTGCGCAGGCAGTTGAACGAGATCCTCAGCCGGCACACCGGCCAGTCGGTGGACAAGATCAAGACCGACACCGATCGCGATCTTGTGCTGACGCCCGAGGACGCCATCACGTACGGCCTCGTGGATCGGATCATGCAACCGCGGCAGGTGCCCGCGTACAAGGTCGGCTGA
- a CDS encoding isochorismate synthase codes for MSTNLSAGGAVDRPRLHVATEEIPDPGRLSGLLPEPGALAWIRRGEGMIAFGEVARHKATSIAEAEQWWRETSAQVVVDRGLDGDEPAGAGFVAFGSFCFDHDNTPSESVLIIPQVVIGRRGGRAWRTTISNVGGDDWPSEDGPAAGAGALPVQSPGAVSFADGKLSGPEWESMIGETVRRINAGKLGKVVMARELLALAANPIDPRWLVARLAADYPACWTYHVDGLVGATPEMLIRRESGLATSRVLAGTIRRSDDADHDLALAAALSQSSKDLQEHEYAVDSVARALAPYCSGMNVPDAPYVLELPNVLHLATDVTAVAGPDASSLAMAAALHPSAAVCGTPTDAARATIAELEQLDRNRYTGPVGWIDADGDGEWAIALRCGRIDPDDPRQIRLYAGCGIVAESDPAAELAESVAKLVPMRDALGS; via the coding sequence GTGAGCACGAATCTCTCCGCCGGCGGTGCGGTCGACCGACCGCGGCTGCACGTGGCGACCGAAGAGATTCCCGATCCCGGCAGACTGTCGGGGCTGCTGCCCGAGCCGGGCGCGCTGGCCTGGATCCGCCGCGGCGAAGGCATGATCGCCTTCGGCGAGGTGGCCCGGCACAAGGCGACCTCGATCGCCGAGGCCGAGCAGTGGTGGCGAGAGACCAGTGCGCAGGTGGTTGTCGATCGTGGACTGGACGGCGACGAGCCGGCCGGCGCCGGTTTCGTCGCCTTCGGCAGCTTCTGCTTCGATCACGACAACACCCCGAGCGAGTCGGTGTTGATCATCCCGCAGGTGGTGATCGGGCGTCGGGGCGGGCGCGCCTGGCGGACCACGATCAGCAACGTCGGCGGGGATGACTGGCCGTCGGAGGACGGCCCGGCCGCGGGCGCAGGCGCGCTGCCGGTGCAGTCGCCGGGGGCGGTCAGCTTCGCCGACGGCAAGCTGTCCGGGCCGGAGTGGGAGAGCATGATCGGCGAGACCGTACGCCGGATCAACGCCGGGAAGCTCGGCAAGGTGGTGATGGCGCGGGAGCTGCTGGCGCTGGCCGCGAACCCGATCGATCCACGGTGGTTGGTCGCCCGGTTGGCCGCCGATTATCCGGCCTGCTGGACTTATCACGTGGACGGTCTGGTCGGTGCGACGCCGGAGATGTTGATCAGGCGCGAGTCCGGTCTGGCCACCTCGCGGGTGCTCGCCGGCACCATCCGCCGCTCCGACGATGCCGATCATGATCTTGCTCTGGCGGCGGCGCTTTCTCAATCCAGCAAGGATCTTCAGGAGCACGAGTACGCCGTCGACTCGGTCGCTCGCGCGCTGGCTCCGTACTGCTCGGGGATGAACGTGCCCGATGCGCCGTACGTGTTGGAGCTGCCCAACGTGCTGCATCTGGCCACCGACGTGACCGCGGTCGCCGGCCCCGATGCCAGCTCGCTGGCGATGGCGGCGGCGCTACATCCGTCCGCCGCCGTCTGTGGCACTCCGACCGATGCGGCGCGGGCGACCATCGCCGAGCTCGAACAGCTCGATCGCAACCGCTACACCGGTCCGGTCGGCTGGATCGACGCCGACGGTGACGGGGAGTGGGCGATCGCGCTGCGCTGCGGCCGGATCGACCCCGACGATCCGCGGCAGATCCGGCTGTACGCCGGGTGCGGCATCGTCGCCGAGTCCGATCCGGCAGCCGAACTGGCCGAGTCGGTGGCCAAGCTGGTGCCGATGCGTGACGCCCTCGGCTCCTGA
- a CDS encoding ClpP family protease — translation MINSIDHRREGEPQFRAGLDDQLAQRLLEQRIVVLGQQVDDAIANRLSAQLLLLSAEDPRADISLYINSPGGSVTAGLAIYDVMKLIPNDVSTLGMGLAASMGQFLLSAGTKGKRYCLPHARVLMHQGSAGIGGTAADIEIQAQNLDYTNNLVNTLISEHTGQTKATIDADSGRDRWFTADEALHYGFIDSVVTELADVRPAGRSRSARL, via the coding sequence ATGATCAACTCCATCGACCACCGCCGGGAAGGCGAGCCGCAATTCCGGGCCGGGCTTGATGATCAGCTCGCGCAACGTCTGCTGGAGCAGCGAATCGTGGTGCTCGGCCAGCAGGTCGACGACGCGATCGCCAACAGGTTGAGCGCGCAGTTGCTGTTGCTGTCGGCCGAGGATCCGCGCGCCGACATCAGCCTTTACATCAACTCCCCCGGCGGCTCGGTGACGGCCGGGTTGGCGATCTACGACGTGATGAAGCTGATCCCCAACGATGTCAGCACCCTGGGCATGGGGCTGGCCGCCAGCATGGGGCAGTTTCTGTTGTCCGCCGGGACCAAGGGCAAGCGCTACTGCCTGCCGCATGCCCGGGTGCTGATGCATCAGGGATCGGCCGGCATCGGCGGGACCGCCGCGGACATCGAGATCCAGGCCCAGAACCTCGACTACACCAACAACTTGGTCAACACGCTGATCAGCGAGCACACCGGCCAGACCAAGGCGACGATTGATGCCGACTCCGGACGAGACCGCTGGTTCACCGCCGACGAGGCCCTGCACTACGGGTTCATCGACAGTGTGGTCACCGAGTTGGCCGACGTCCGCCCGGCCGGCCGCAGCCGATCCGCCCGACTCTGA